The bacterium region CGGGATGCCTCCGACCGTCGCGAGGCTGCTCAGCGGGACCATGTGCGTATCGCTGTGAGCACCGATCACCATCGCGGAGACATCCTGCACCGAGACGCCGAGGGCCTGCGCGATGAACGTCCGAAACCGGGTGCTGTCGAGCGCGCCGCTCTGCCCCATCACCCGTTCTGGGGGGAATCCGCTCACCTTGAAGGCCAGGTACACCATCACATCGAGCGGATTGGTGACGACAATCAAGTGGGCGGTCGGTGAGCGCTTGGTCACCTGCTCGGTCACGCCTCGGACGATCCCGGCGTTTGTGGCGAGGAGGTCCTCCCGGCTCATCCCAGGCTTGCGGGCGATCCCGGCAACGATCACGACGATATCCGAATGCGCGGTCTCATCGTATCCGTTAGTGCCGGTAATACGGAAGTCGACGCCTTCGATCGGCTCCGCTTCCATGAGATCCAGCGCCTTCCCCTGGGGCATCCCCTCGATGACGTCCACCAGCACCACGTCGGCGAGCCGGTGCGAAAGCATCCACTGGGCGGCCGAATGCCCGACATTTCCGGCTCCGACAATCGTCACTTTTGCCCGCGTCCTGACCACCCGGTGTCCCTCCAATGCCTCACATGCTGTCGATGACGGACGTGGCGAACTCGCTGGTGCGCACCTCGTGCGCGCCCTCGGTGAGCCGCGCCAGGTCGTAGGTCATGATCTTGCGACGGAATGTTGCTTCCATTCCTTTGATGATCAGGTCCCCCGCCTCCCGCCATCCGAGGTGCTCCAGCATCATCACCCCGGACAGGATCAACGACCCGGGGTTCACCTTGTCCTGGTTTGCGTACTTGGGTGCGGTACCGTGCGTCGCCTCGAACACCGCGTGGAAATCGCTGATGTTCCCACCCGGCGCCATGCCGATCCCACCCACCTGAGCGGCCACCGCGTCGGAAATGTAGTCACCGTTGAGGTTGCCGGTGGCGATGACATCGAACGACCTCGGCCGGGTCAGCAGGTGTTGGAACGTGACGTCGGCGATGTAGTCCTGGATCAAGATC contains the following coding sequences:
- a CDS encoding malate dehydrogenase; translated protein: MLSHRLADVVLVDVIEGMPQGKALDLMEAEPIEGVDFRITGTNGYDETAHSDIVVIVAGIARKPGMSREDLLATNAGIVRGVTEQVTKRSPTAHLIVVTNPLDVMVYLAFKVSGFPPERVMGQSGALDSTRFRTFIAQALGVSVQDVSAMVIGAHSDTHMVPLSSLATVGGIPLATLLPPEQIAALAERTRKGGAEIVSLLKTGSAFFAP